The following coding sequences lie in one Bifidobacterium sp. ESL0690 genomic window:
- a CDS encoding site-specific integrase: MARVFIDDRWLKTADDGTTATPAAKRSLANARDPYKARVPEKWRSSLYGTGKRWRARWYYRRFDGTKIQKSKSFDKLADAEAYEAGMEDDVRQGRYRDPHQESRLFGDIAEEWLTTKLDIRPGTLGRYRRELRVYINPQWGTTPLRGFTLPLLQKWVKALSEGGYKADLPGDRDPKPLSPRSIRNIVKVVMGGVFEYALTNQWITANPIRNVTIPKVDRHNDDMVFLDISEVELLADEAQNAGRPVDALLVRWQAYVGTRIDEALALKVKDVNLTTRRASIRRTWADDGNGHLILGKPKNGKSRNVAIPRFLVPGLRLQIKEQAQEDFVFRAARGGAMNVKNWRNRVWRKALKLAGMEDEGITIHSLRHTYASIAIANGADVKTLQKQLGHGSATITLDTYAGLWPERLNDLADAVDDARAKTLELAG, translated from the coding sequence ATGGCACGAGTTTTCATCGACGACAGATGGTTGAAAACAGCCGATGACGGAACCACAGCAACACCAGCCGCGAAACGCAGCCTTGCAAACGCACGCGACCCATACAAGGCCCGAGTGCCGGAGAAATGGAGGTCAAGCCTATATGGCACCGGCAAACGCTGGAGGGCACGCTGGTACTACAGAAGATTTGACGGGACCAAAATCCAAAAAAGCAAATCTTTCGACAAGCTTGCCGACGCCGAGGCATACGAGGCGGGGATGGAGGACGACGTCCGGCAGGGACGCTATCGCGACCCCCATCAGGAAAGCCGTCTTTTCGGAGACATCGCAGAGGAATGGCTGACCACCAAGCTCGATATTCGCCCCGGCACGCTGGGCCGGTACCGACGGGAATTACGAGTATATATAAACCCCCAGTGGGGCACCACCCCACTGCGCGGATTCACGCTTCCCCTTTTGCAGAAATGGGTGAAGGCCCTCTCCGAAGGCGGCTACAAGGCAGATCTTCCCGGAGACCGTGACCCGAAACCATTGAGTCCCAGAAGCATCAGGAACATCGTCAAAGTGGTAATGGGTGGCGTATTCGAATACGCGCTCACCAACCAATGGATAACAGCCAACCCGATACGCAATGTGACCATTCCCAAAGTGGACAGGCACAACGACGACATGGTGTTCCTCGACATATCCGAGGTCGAGCTGCTTGCCGACGAGGCCCAGAACGCGGGACGGCCGGTAGATGCTCTCTTGGTGCGCTGGCAGGCGTATGTAGGGACCAGAATCGACGAGGCGCTGGCGCTGAAGGTAAAAGACGTCAACCTCACGACCCGGAGGGCATCGATTCGCAGGACATGGGCGGATGACGGCAACGGGCATCTAATTCTGGGAAAGCCCAAGAACGGGAAAAGCCGGAATGTGGCGATCCCAAGATTTCTTGTTCCGGGACTTCGGTTGCAAATCAAGGAACAGGCACAGGAGGATTTTGTCTTCCGGGCCGCACGCGGGGGCGCGATGAACGTAAAGAACTGGCGCAACCGTGTATGGAGGAAGGCGCTGAAGCTTGCCGGCATGGAGGACGAGGGCATCACCATCCACTCCCTGAGGCACACCTACGCGTCGATCGCGATAGCCAACGGGGCCGACGTGAAAACTCTGCAGAAGCAGCTGGGCCACGGCAGCGCGACCATCACGTTGGACACTTACGCCGGCTTGTGGCCGGAACGTCTTAACGATCTCGCGGACGCCGTGGATGACGCCAGAGCGAAGACGCTTGAACTGGCAGGCTAG
- a CDS encoding helix-turn-helix domain-containing protein translates to MADKKQDDREPAGGYEQRVVSWNVAALLADRKLSKASLAAALGITRQSLYAKMKCSTVWTVPDLAETAEFLGTSVQSLLDDRLMRSVKASLNGQTD, encoded by the coding sequence ATGGCAGACAAGAAACAAGACGACAGAGAGCCTGCAGGCGGTTACGAGCAGCGCGTCGTTTCATGGAACGTCGCGGCGCTGCTTGCTGACCGAAAGCTGTCGAAAGCGTCTCTGGCAGCCGCGTTGGGCATAACACGCCAGTCCTTGTACGCGAAAATGAAATGCAGTACCGTATGGACGGTTCCCGATCTCGCTGAAACTGCGGAGTTTCTAGGGACAAGCGTTCAATCGCTGCTTGACGACAGACTAATGAGAAGCGTAAAGGCAAGCCTGAACGGGCAAACCGACTAG
- a CDS encoding WhiB family transcriptional regulator, translating to MNITGNQGSRTPLCRQFPRRWADRLWGLDEELTGTRTGRELARAGALICRECPVRVVCLASAIVRKDRSGILGGLSWTMRKQVTRLAALDGLQPEGSERKRTMDFARWLAAHPDAVAKARSIESRNRAFRRTAEKAAKAEDGPEAEVRSAQSALF from the coding sequence ATGAACATCACCGGTAATCAGGGCAGCCGTACGCCTCTGTGCCGCCAGTTCCCGCGACGTTGGGCCGACCGCCTGTGGGGCTTGGACGAGGAACTGACCGGCACCAGGACGGGCCGCGAGCTCGCGAGGGCCGGCGCTCTGATCTGTCGGGAATGCCCGGTGAGGGTCGTATGCCTCGCTTCGGCCATCGTGCGCAAGGACCGTTCCGGCATCCTCGGCGGGTTGTCATGGACGATGCGCAAACAGGTCACCCGGCTCGCCGCCCTCGACGGGCTGCAACCGGAAGGCTCCGAACGCAAAAGAACCATGGACTTCGCCCGATGGCTCGCAGCGCACCCCGATGCCGTCGCCAAGGCCAGAAGCATCGAGTCGCGCAACAGGGCCTTTCGGCGCACCGCCGAGAAAGCCGCCAAAGCCGAAGACGGCCCCGAAGCCGAAGTGCGGTCGGCCCAGTCAGCGCTCTTTTGA
- a CDS encoding helix-turn-helix domain-containing protein: MGHPYRVDDGGIVVGACGLRALSIAPVAVVPRGWGRAEAMSWQCTSWALREAPCPNASARLVLIALADRCQPDGRSAWPTIETLTAEAHCSRATVKRALHDMEALGVIRRGDQDLARHDEHGRWLAPQWRPIVWECCMNVALEQVSEKPGRKARAERQGRKGRGLTTSPQHAEPGRPDSGGSRMSLQTETRSGHGEPARRYAGEPSGGFTGEPLDRKTDITTNRTNTPLSLRETSPQGEATLRNETKKSEKSEEDVEAERLCAVMAEVMRREPKLPVPPVLEATANPSRPRRRELAAANRLIAVQGLARCRVVAQWALLPADGSHGSLRDGFWRKVITGPAALERKWDRIVAQMACDPKGAVMLAQAGAGPAERHRAIKVSTPNARAVPVWGAGEFHTTDAQTHIDGDLPGSQCPLCRYDERNRENHGLGRRNAEARKAQENAKTKSDKAGDHRRFHFIGGEGYRRQLAGRGSAS; encoded by the coding sequence ATGGGGCATCCGTATCGGGTGGATGACGGCGGCATCGTTGTCGGTGCTTGCGGTTTGCGCGCCTTGTCTATCGCTCCTGTGGCTGTTGTGCCGCGGGGATGGGGAAGGGCGGAAGCAATGAGCTGGCAGTGTACGTCGTGGGCGTTGCGTGAGGCCCCGTGCCCGAACGCCTCGGCTCGTCTGGTTCTGATCGCCTTGGCCGACAGGTGCCAGCCGGATGGCCGGTCGGCATGGCCGACCATCGAGACCCTGACGGCCGAGGCGCATTGTTCCAGGGCAACGGTCAAACGCGCCCTTCACGACATGGAGGCGCTCGGCGTCATCCGACGTGGCGACCAGGACCTCGCGCGCCATGACGAGCACGGCCGCTGGCTTGCCCCGCAATGGCGGCCCATCGTGTGGGAGTGCTGCATGAACGTGGCCTTGGAACAGGTCAGCGAGAAACCCGGCCGGAAGGCCAGGGCGGAACGCCAAGGCAGGAAAGGCAGAGGGCTCACAACGAGCCCTCAGCATGCTGAACCCGGAAGACCTGATTCCGGTGGGTCCAGAATGAGCCTGCAGACTGAAACGCGTTCCGGCCATGGTGAACCCGCAAGGAGGTACGCCGGTGAGCCGTCCGGAGGGTTCACTGGTGAGCCACTTGATAGGAAGACAGATATCACAACAAATAGAACAAATACCCCTCTCTCCCTACGGGAGACCTCCCCGCAAGGGGAGGCCACGCTTCGGAATGAAACCAAGAAAAGCGAGAAGAGTGAGGAAGACGTTGAGGCCGAGAGACTGTGTGCGGTGATGGCCGAGGTCATGCGTCGCGAGCCGAAACTGCCGGTGCCTCCCGTGTTGGAAGCGACGGCTAACCCGTCCCGTCCGCGACGCCGGGAGCTTGCGGCGGCGAACCGTCTGATTGCCGTACAAGGGCTTGCCCGTTGCCGAGTGGTCGCGCAATGGGCGCTGCTTCCGGCCGACGGCTCGCACGGTTCGCTCCGCGACGGGTTCTGGCGCAAGGTCATCACCGGCCCCGCCGCGCTGGAACGCAAATGGGACCGGATCGTCGCACAGATGGCATGCGATCCGAAAGGGGCCGTGATGCTGGCACAGGCCGGTGCCGGACCGGCCGAACGTCACCGGGCCATCAAGGTCTCCACGCCCAACGCCAGGGCCGTCCCGGTCTGGGGTGCGGGAGAGTTCCACACCACCGACGCCCAGACGCATATAGACGGCGACCTGCCCGGCTCCCAATGTCCGCTGTGCCGATACGACGAAAGGAACCGCGAGAACCACGGCCTCGGCAGGCGCAACGCCGAGGCCAGAAAAGCCCAGGAAAACGCCAAAACGAAATCCGATAAAGCGGGAGACCATCGCCGGTTCCATTTCATCGGCGGCGAAGGATACCGCAGGCAACTGGCCGGGAGGGGAAGCGCATCATGA
- a CDS encoding ParA family protein, with protein MRIAIANAKGGVAKTTTAIYLATAVTDRHGRGAATVYDADPQSSASLWADAAETDGTGLGFEVRPANLSTLGRLAAQDGGPAHGGWDFVDAPPQGRLLEASIRSADFVVIPTSDSPLDLQQAWAMLDEARKTTSAAVLIVRAERNTTAFKQTEQALRDAATPRFDTVIPKRQEVKKALGSRPARTYEYRDLLNELEQVRRDMTGEER; from the coding sequence ATGAGGATAGCGATAGCGAACGCAAAGGGCGGGGTCGCCAAGACCACCACCGCCATCTATCTGGCGACGGCCGTCACCGACCGGCACGGGAGAGGAGCGGCCACGGTGTACGACGCCGACCCGCAAAGCTCGGCCAGCCTATGGGCCGACGCCGCCGAAACCGACGGCACGGGACTGGGCTTCGAAGTCCGACCCGCCAACCTGAGCACCTTGGGACGGCTCGCTGCGCAGGATGGCGGGCCAGCACACGGCGGCTGGGATTTCGTTGATGCGCCGCCGCAGGGGCGGCTGCTTGAGGCGTCGATCAGGTCGGCGGATTTCGTCGTCATCCCGACCTCGGACTCCCCGCTGGACCTGCAGCAGGCATGGGCCATGCTCGACGAGGCGAGGAAGACCACCAGCGCGGCCGTGCTCATCGTCCGCGCCGAACGGAACACCACCGCCTTCAAACAGACCGAACAGGCGCTGCGCGATGCGGCCACACCGCGTTTCGACACAGTGATACCCAAACGCCAGGAAGTCAAGAAGGCCCTGGGGTCAAGGCCCGCCAGAACCTACGAGTACCGGGACCTGCTGAACGAACTCGAACAGGTACGCCGCGACATGACGGGGGAGGAACGCTGA